From one Humulus lupulus chromosome 8, drHumLupu1.1, whole genome shotgun sequence genomic stretch:
- the LOC133796468 gene encoding cinnamoyl-CoA reductase 1-like produces the protein MPIDSTTGLSGWGQTVCVTGAGGFIASWIVKLLLERGYTVKGTLRNPDDPKNGHLRELEGANERLILCKADLLDYESLREAIRGCQGVFHTASPVTDDPEQMVEPAVNGTKNVINAAVEAKVRRVVFTSSIGAVYMDPNRGPDVVVDESCWSDLEFCKNTRNWYCYGKAVAEQAAWEVAEEKGVDLVVVNPVLVLGPLLQPTVNASTVHILKYLTGSAKTYANSVQAYAHVKDVALAHILVFETPSAAGRYLCAESVLHRGEVVEILSKFFPEYPIPLKCSDEVNPRVKPYKFSNQKLKDLGMEFTPVKQCLYDTVKSLQEKGHLPLPVVSSPQEDSIRIQSS, from the exons ATGCCTATTGATAGTACTACTGGTTTATCGGGTTGGGGACAAACTGTGTGTGTGACCGGAGCCGGTGGATTCATAGCCTCTTGGATTGTCAAGCTATTACTCGAAAGAGGGTATACTGTTAAAGGGACTCTCAGAAACCCAG ATGACCCAAAAAATGGTCACTTGAGGGAGCTTGAAGGAGCAAACGAGAGGTTGATACTATGCAAAGCCGATCTTCTTGATTACGAGAGCCTTAGAGAAGCCATCCGTGGTTGCCAGGGCGTTTTCCACACGGCATCTCCGGTTACTGACGATCCG GAACAAATGGTGGAACCAGCTGTGAATGGGACCAAGAATGTGATTAACGCAGCTGTGGAAGCCAAGGTCAGGCGCGTGGTGTTCACATCATCGATTGGTGCTGTGTACATGGACCCCAATAGAGGACCCGATGTTGTGGTGGACGAGTCTTGTTGGAGTGATCTTGAGTTTTGCAAGAATACCAGG AACTGGTACTGTTACGGCAAGGCAGTGGCGGAGCAAGCGGCGTGGGAGGTGGCGGAGGAGAAAGGGGTTGATCTGGTGGTGGTGAACCCGGTTCTAGTGCTTGGACCGTTGTTGCAGCCCACTGTTAACGCCAGCACTGTTCACATCCTTAAGTACCTAACCGGTTCGGCCAAGACTTACGCCAACTCGGTCCAGGCTTATGCGCATGTCAAGGACGTTGCACTCGCCCACATCTTGGTATTCGAGACGCCCTCCGCCGCCGGCCGCTACCTCTGCGCCGAGAGCGTGCTCCACCGTGGCGAGGTCGTTGAAATTCTCTCCAAGTTCTTCCCGGAATACCCTATTCCTTTGAA GTGTTCAGATGAAGTGAATCCAAGAGTAAAACCCTACAAGTtctcaaaccagaaactgaaagaCTTGGGAATGGAGTTCACACCAGTGAAACAGTGCCTATACGACACCGTTAAGAGCTTGCAAGAAAAAGGACACCTTCCACTTCCAGTAGTCTCTTCTCCACAGGAAGATTCTATTAGAATCCAATCTTCTTAA
- the LOC133796469 gene encoding metal transporter Nramp1-like, producing MAVTGSNSEQPQFIASAGNRSFSSNAPLIENSDAQIVVPDRTSWKNFFAYLGPGFLVSIAYIDPGNFETDLQSGAEHKYELLWIILVASCAALIIQSMAANLGVVTGKHLAEHCRAEYPKVTNFILWVLAEISIVACDIPEVIGTAFALNMLFKIPLWIGVLLTGFSTLILLALQQYGVRKLEFLIAFLVLTIAACFFVELHYAKPDPKEVLKGLFVPQLKGSGATGLAISLLGAMVMPHNLFLHSALVLSRKIPRSVRGIREACSFYMMESGFALTVAFLINVSVISVSGTVCNSSNLNPEDQKSCEDLDLNKASFLLRNVLGSWSSKIFAVALLASGQSSTITGTYAGQYVMQGFLDLRLRPWLRNFLTRCLAIVPSLIVALIGGSAGAGRLIIIASMILSFELPFALVPLLKFTSSKTKMGIYVNSVGISAVTWIIGSLIMAINIYYLMTGFINLLLHNHLPLAAVVFLGIFGFSGLGVYLAGIAYLVFRKNKKATHLLSLTTPDCQQMAANEQSNGSMYCLRREDIVSMQLPQRRSAEDLE from the exons ATGGCAGTGACAGGTTCGAATTCTGAGCAGCCACAGTTCATTGCCAGCGCTGGAAATCGAAGCTTTTCATCTAATGCCCCACTGATTGAGAACTCTGATGCTCAGATTGTTGTTCCAGAT AGGACGAGCTGGAAAAACTTCTTTGCTTATCTGGGCCCTGGATTTCTTGTCTCTATCGCATATATTGACCCTGGAAATT TTGAGACGGATTTACAATCTGGAGCAGAACACAAGTATGAG CTACTATGGATAATATTGGTGGCTTCATGTGCTGCTCTCATCATCCAATCCATGGCAGCCAACCTTGGGGTGGTCACAG GAAAACATTTGGCAGAACATTGCAGAGCTGAGTATCCTAAAGTGACAAACTTCATCCTTTGGGTTCTTGCTGAGATTTCTATAGTTGCATGCGACATTCCTGAAG TGATTGGAACTGCCTTTGCTCTGAACATGCTCTTCAAAATTCCTCTATGGATTGGCGTTCTTTTGACCGGATTTAGTACTTTGATTCTTCTAGCACTGCAGCAATATGGG GTCAGGAAACTTGAATTCTTGATTGCTTTTCTTGTACTTACAATTGCTGCATGCTTCTTCGTGGAGCTTCACTACGCGAAGCCTGATCCAAAAGAAGTCCTGAAAGGTCTTTTTGTTCCCCAACTTAAAGGAAGTGGTGCTACTGGTCTTGCAATTTCACTTCTTGGTGCTATGGTTATGCC TCACAATCTCTTTCTCCATTCTGCGTTGGTGCTTTCTAGGAAAATACCAAGATCTGTCCGTGGCATCAGG GAGGCATGCAGCTTTTATATGATGGAAAGCGGCTTCGCTCTCACGGTGGCCTTCCTTATTAATGTATCTGTTATTTCTGTGAGTGGAACTGTCTGCAATTCTTCAAATCTTAATCCTGAAGATCAGAAGAGCTGTGAGGACTTAGACTTAAATAAGGCTTCATTTTTACTAAGG AATGTCTTAGGCAGTTGGAGTTCAAAAATCTTTGCTGTGGCTTTGCTGGCTTCAGGTCAGAGTTCCACCATCACAGGAACATATGCAGGGCAATATGTTATGCAG GGCTTTCTTGATTTACGACTAAGGCCATGGCTTCGCAACTTTTTGACCCGTTGCTTGGCTATAGTACCCAGTTTAATAGTTGCACTCATTGGAGGCTCTGCTGGGGCAGGGAGGCTCATCATTATTGCATCT ATGATTTTATCATTTGAGCTCCCTTTTGCCCTCGTTCCACTTCTCAAGTTCACAAGCAGTAAGACCAAGATGGGGATATACGTAAACTCTGTTGGG ATTTCAGCAGTGACTTGGATCATTGGCTCCTTGATTATGGccataaacatatactatttGATGACCGGTTTCATCAACTTACTTCTCCACAACCACTTGCCACTCGCAGCCGTTGTGTTTCTTGGAATATTTGGGTTCTCAGGCTTGGGAGTGTACTTGGCTGGAATTGCATATCTAGTTTTCCGCAAGAACAAGAAGGCAACACATCTTTTGTCACTGACAACTCCCGATTGTCAACAAATGGCGGCGAACGAGCAGAGCAATGGCTCGATGTATTGCCTTCGAAGAGAGGACATAGTGAGTATGCAATTGCCTCAAAGAAGGTCAGCTGAAGATCTCGAATGA